One window of the Natronomonas marina genome contains the following:
- a CDS encoding transcriptional regulator — protein MDEEKRDDAGRFEEDYPDDAFVEAVESLHVASTSNVAEYVGCSYDLAYRRLDTLFGDNEIKREKVGRAFVFYIE, from the coding sequence ATGGACGAGGAGAAGCGAGACGATGCGGGGCGGTTCGAGGAGGACTACCCCGACGACGCGTTCGTCGAAGCGGTCGAGTCACTCCACGTCGCGTCCACGTCGAACGTCGCGGAGTACGTCGGGTGCTCGTACGACCTGGCGTACCGCCGCCTCGACACGCTGTTCGGCGACAACGAAATCAAGCGGGAGAAGGTCGGACGGGCGTTCGTATTTTATATCGAGTGA
- a CDS encoding DNA methyltransferase: MSETEGHADESRLVTDFSGDVSLDEFRLDGTVQTTLTKGEEEELVLSAYRERNDEVFPRVLDLHVEEGATIADVTYGKGVFWKNVDFGQYDVYASDLSAEKSPSGYPVDCRNLPYEDDFLDVVVLDPPYAEGFFRKNEDMLAGGDSSHSQFRENYSNGEVLDTRGSKYHQAVFDLYAEAGIEAQRVLKNDGTLIVKTQDEVSANTQELTHVQITNFYESKLGMYTKDLFVVVRSNRPAVSGMNRQVHARKNHSYFLVYELDGTPTNTLESNI, encoded by the coding sequence ATGAGTGAAACCGAAGGTCACGCCGACGAATCACGGCTCGTCACCGACTTCAGCGGTGACGTATCTCTCGACGAGTTCCGTCTCGACGGGACCGTACAGACGACACTAACGAAGGGCGAAGAGGAGGAACTCGTCCTGTCTGCCTATCGGGAACGGAACGACGAGGTGTTCCCGCGAGTCCTCGACCTGCACGTCGAGGAGGGGGCAACCATCGCGGACGTGACCTACGGCAAAGGTGTCTTCTGGAAGAACGTCGACTTCGGGCAGTACGACGTGTACGCGTCCGACTTGTCCGCCGAGAAGTCCCCGTCGGGGTATCCGGTTGATTGTCGCAACCTCCCCTACGAAGACGACTTCCTCGATGTAGTCGTCTTAGATCCACCGTACGCGGAAGGATTCTTCCGCAAGAACGAAGATATGCTCGCTGGCGGGGACAGTTCTCACTCTCAGTTCCGCGAGAATTACAGCAACGGGGAGGTTCTGGATACGCGCGGGTCGAAGTACCACCAAGCAGTATTCGACCTGTACGCCGAAGCCGGGATCGAGGCACAGCGCGTGCTGAAGAACGACGGAACACTCATCGTCAAAACGCAGGACGAAGTGAGCGCGAACACCCAGGAGCTCACCCACGTCCAGATTACGAACTTCTACGAATCGAAACTGGGGATGTATACGAAGGACCTGTTCGTCGTCGTGCGGTCGAACAGACCCGCGGTTTCGGGGATGAACCGACAGGTTCACGCCCGCAAGAACCACTCCTACTTCCTCGTGTACGAACTGGACGGAACTCCCACAAACACGCTGGAATCGAACATCTAA
- a CDS encoding cysteine hydrolase family protein: MPYRDHETLELGASALVLVDVQRGFDDERWGDRNNPDAERHVAELLAAYRRAGRPVFHVKHDSTEPGSPLRPDRPGNAFKPEAEPTDGEPVVTKRVNSAFIGTDFEAKLRDAGVERPVFVGFTTDHCVSTTVRMAENLGFEPYVVADATVTFDRELGGTRYVAEQNHRLALAQLSGEFATIVETATVLAALENEA, encoded by the coding sequence ATGCCGTACAGGGACCACGAGACGCTCGAACTCGGGGCGTCGGCGCTCGTCCTCGTCGACGTCCAGCGGGGGTTCGACGACGAGCGGTGGGGCGACCGCAACAACCCCGACGCAGAGCGACACGTCGCGGAACTGCTCGCTGCGTACCGGCGTGCCGGACGCCCCGTGTTCCACGTCAAACACGACTCGACGGAGCCGGGGTCACCGCTTCGTCCGGACCGGCCGGGCAACGCGTTCAAGCCGGAGGCGGAGCCGACCGACGGGGAACCGGTCGTCACGAAACGGGTCAACAGCGCCTTCATCGGGACGGACTTCGAGGCGAAACTCCGTGATGCCGGCGTCGAGCGGCCCGTCTTCGTCGGCTTCACGACCGATCACTGCGTCTCGACGACGGTCCGGATGGCCGAGAACCTCGGCTTCGAGCCCTACGTCGTCGCCGACGCTACGGTGACGTTCGACCGGGAACTCGGCGGGACGCGGTACGTCGCCGAACAGAACCACCGGCTCGCGCTGGCACAGCTATCGGGCGAGTTCGCCACCATCGTCGAGACGGCGACGGTGCTTGCGGCCCTGGAGAACGAGGCGTGA
- a CDS encoding A24 family peptidase: protein MEVDARTAVSLVFGIASGPDLLRLVAVPVLGWAALRDVRTRRVPNRAWLPLVVVGVVALAWDALLVAGTRRQTLFVIRVLLSLGLVAPLGYVFWRLGGFGGADAKAVMTLAVVFPANPAYYLPASVVTALGGAVPAAYPTQTAALGVFSLTILSNTVLLGLAYPLLLALRNLPRGEITPAMFVGRPVAVDEIPGEYGRLLETPAGFTRRGLDVDALRMYLRWRGVDLAAVRSEPDRYRHPLPTERNDPGDGSIVDDERALTDGGETVVDTVDAPGPATDARDAQESAVRPLDTWGAARFLEEHRAYGTTPAELREGLEVLVESDRETVWLTPGIPFILPMFAGLVVALGYGDLLFALLSALGLA, encoded by the coding sequence ATGGAGGTGGACGCAAGGACGGCCGTGTCGCTGGTCTTCGGAATCGCGAGCGGCCCCGACCTGCTGCGACTGGTGGCGGTGCCGGTGCTCGGGTGGGCGGCCCTCAGGGACGTCCGGACTCGCCGGGTCCCCAACCGGGCGTGGCTCCCGCTTGTCGTCGTCGGCGTCGTCGCGCTGGCGTGGGACGCGCTGCTGGTCGCCGGCACCCGTCGACAGACGCTGTTCGTGATCCGGGTACTGCTGTCGCTCGGACTCGTCGCGCCGCTGGGCTACGTCTTCTGGCGACTCGGCGGCTTCGGGGGCGCCGACGCCAAGGCCGTCATGACGCTCGCCGTCGTGTTCCCCGCCAATCCGGCGTACTACCTGCCCGCCTCGGTCGTGACGGCGCTCGGCGGGGCGGTCCCGGCCGCCTATCCGACACAGACGGCCGCACTCGGCGTCTTTTCTCTGACCATCCTCTCGAACACGGTGCTGCTCGGGCTGGCGTACCCCCTGCTCCTGGCGTTGCGGAACCTGCCCCGCGGCGAGATTACGCCCGCGATGTTCGTCGGCCGGCCGGTCGCCGTCGACGAGATTCCCGGCGAGTACGGTCGGCTGCTGGAGACGCCGGCGGGGTTCACCCGCCGGGGGCTGGACGTCGACGCCCTGCGGATGTACCTGCGGTGGCGCGGCGTCGACCTCGCGGCGGTCCGGTCCGAGCCCGACCGGTACCGCCACCCGCTGCCGACCGAGCGGAACGACCCCGGCGACGGCTCCATCGTCGACGACGAGCGGGCGCTGACCGACGGCGGTGAGACGGTGGTCGACACCGTCGACGCTCCCGGGCCGGCGACCGACGCCCGGGACGCCCAGGAGTCGGCCGTCCGCCCGCTCGATACGTGGGGCGCAGCGCGGTTCCTCGAGGAGCACCGCGCCTACGGCACCACGCCGGCGGAACTCCGGGAGGGGCTGGAGGTGCTCGTCGAGTCCGACCGCGAGACCGTCTGGCTGACCCCCGGCATCCCGTTCATCCTGCCGATGTTCGCCGGTCTGGTGGTGGCGCTGGGCTACGGCGACCTGCTGTTTGCGCTGCTGTCGGCGCTCGGGCTGGCCTGA
- the hisI gene encoding phosphoribosyl-AMP cyclohydrolase, translating into MSVDLAFDDEGLLPAVAQDADSGDVLMLAYVSREALERTRETGYAHYYSRSREELWKKGATSGHTQRVEEVRVDCDGDALLYVVEQDGGACHTGHESCFHRTVDGDVVGQQVFDPEDVYAE; encoded by the coding sequence ATGTCCGTCGACCTCGCCTTCGACGACGAGGGGCTGCTCCCCGCCGTCGCACAGGACGCCGACTCCGGCGACGTCCTCATGCTCGCGTACGTCTCCCGGGAGGCCCTCGAGCGGACCCGCGAGACCGGCTACGCACACTACTACTCCCGGAGCCGAGAGGAACTCTGGAAGAAGGGCGCCACGAGCGGCCACACCCAGCGCGTCGAGGAGGTCCGCGTCGACTGCGACGGCGACGCCCTCCTGTACGTCGTCGAGCAGGACGGCGGCGCCTGTCACACCGGCCACGAGAGCTGTTTCCACCGGACCGTCGACGGCGACGTCGTCGGACAGCAGGTCTTCGACCCCGAGGATGTCTACGCCGAGTGA
- a CDS encoding DUF7118 family protein, producing the protein MSTPSDDPAAELAAAADRLERLESDPPVDPEDVDTVADAYESVARVLDRWEERATDWDDFEGYVEFRDDLSETMSSIPEDIPESEAFLEADGHVKTGGVSKSLTTDDFDAAREALAPAREYADYRDDLEDARSRYRTAYRQAERRRRELDERIEELQRVRRLGEADLDAPVERLREPIERYDEAVRAAFAEFRKEAPAREFLGFVRTAAGYPLVDFRAPPTELFEYVDREPAGDHTVPELLEYADYSKSKLEHYVEDASLLKRRVATNRTYLEDLSADPLCIGWPPPEVGRLRFRTEELLSVVDRFAGEETTRALRAVCSLARDDEYERLRESAVARAELTPEERERLRSGAVAEELESARDRRERLDEALEEHDPP; encoded by the coding sequence ATGTCTACGCCGAGTGACGACCCGGCCGCGGAACTGGCGGCCGCCGCCGACCGCCTCGAGCGCCTGGAGTCCGACCCGCCGGTCGACCCCGAGGACGTCGACACGGTCGCCGACGCCTACGAGTCCGTCGCCCGCGTGCTGGACCGCTGGGAGGAACGGGCGACCGACTGGGACGACTTCGAGGGGTACGTCGAGTTCCGGGACGACCTCTCGGAGACGATGTCGTCGATTCCGGAGGACATCCCCGAGAGCGAGGCGTTCCTCGAGGCCGACGGTCACGTCAAGACGGGCGGCGTCTCGAAGTCGCTGACGACCGACGACTTCGACGCCGCCCGCGAGGCGCTGGCGCCGGCCCGCGAGTACGCCGACTACCGCGACGACCTCGAAGACGCCCGGAGCCGCTACCGGACGGCCTACCGGCAGGCCGAGCGCCGCCGCCGCGAACTCGACGAGCGCATCGAGGAGTTACAGCGGGTCCGGCGACTCGGCGAGGCCGACCTCGACGCACCAGTCGAGCGGCTCCGGGAACCCATCGAGCGCTACGACGAGGCAGTGCGGGCGGCCTTCGCCGAGTTCCGCAAGGAGGCGCCCGCCCGCGAGTTCCTCGGGTTCGTCCGGACGGCGGCCGGCTACCCGCTGGTCGATTTCCGGGCGCCGCCGACGGAACTGTTCGAGTACGTCGACAGGGAGCCGGCCGGCGACCACACCGTGCCGGAACTGCTGGAGTACGCCGACTACTCGAAGTCGAAACTGGAGCACTACGTCGAGGACGCGAGCCTGCTGAAGCGCCGGGTGGCGACCAACCGGACGTACCTCGAGGACCTCTCGGCGGACCCGCTGTGTATCGGCTGGCCGCCGCCGGAGGTCGGGCGACTCCGGTTCCGGACCGAGGAACTGCTCTCGGTCGTCGACCGGTTCGCCGGCGAGGAGACGACGCGGGCGCTCCGGGCGGTCTGCTCGCTGGCGCGGGACGACGAGTACGAACGGCTGCGGGAGAGCGCCGTCGCCCGCGCGGAACTGACACCCGAGGAGCGCGAACGGCTCCGATCCGGCGCGGTCGCGGAGGAACTCGAAAGCGCCCGCGACCGGCGCGAGCGACTGGACGAGGCCCTCGAGGAGCACGACCCGCCCTGA
- the glmM gene encoding phosphoglucosamine mutase, whose product MQVFGSSGVRGVAGTELTPPFVGRIAASAGTVLDAEAVGLARDTRTTGRLFADAAASALGSVGCDVHRLGVVPTPGAQAYAEREGVPVVVITASHNPPEYNGVKLVGADGVELSQETLERIEERLLAEDFRLRDYEAVGGHRTADGVGDAYVEALLERLAAEGVRERIAAADPTIALDPGHGAGCLTSPRFFRELGCRVHTVNATPDGHFPGRDPEPVAENLADLRRLVRSTDADLGVAHDGDADRAIFVDEAGSHVEGDAALAALAADELDDGDVAVSAVNVSQRLVDAVDAASATLELTPIGSTYIISRIRELRAEGADVPVAGEGNGGILFPGYRIARDGAYTAARFLALVADQPASEIAAAHGGYVNARANLEYDGAGQREAMLGAAETYAREADAEVTTLDGYRLDYGDAWVLARPSGTEPLVRVYAEGPDRARTEALLEGMCEALESGREAA is encoded by the coding sequence ATGCAAGTGTTCGGGTCCAGCGGCGTCCGTGGCGTGGCCGGCACGGAGCTGACGCCGCCGTTCGTCGGGCGGATCGCCGCCTCGGCCGGCACCGTGCTGGACGCCGAGGCCGTCGGACTTGCCCGCGACACCCGCACGACGGGCCGGCTGTTCGCCGACGCCGCCGCCAGCGCGCTCGGTAGCGTCGGCTGCGATGTCCACCGCCTCGGCGTCGTTCCGACGCCCGGCGCACAGGCGTACGCCGAACGCGAGGGAGTCCCCGTCGTCGTCATCACGGCGAGTCACAACCCGCCCGAGTACAACGGCGTGAAACTCGTCGGTGCGGACGGCGTCGAACTGTCCCAGGAGACGCTCGAACGAATCGAGGAGCGCCTGCTGGCGGAGGACTTCCGGCTCCGGGACTACGAGGCCGTCGGCGGCCACCGCACGGCCGACGGCGTCGGCGACGCCTACGTCGAGGCGTTGCTCGAACGGCTGGCCGCCGAGGGCGTCCGCGAGCGAATCGCGGCAGCCGACCCGACGATTGCTCTGGACCCCGGCCACGGCGCGGGCTGTCTCACCAGCCCGCGGTTCTTCCGGGAACTCGGCTGCCGCGTCCACACGGTCAACGCGACCCCCGACGGCCACTTCCCGGGTCGGGACCCCGAACCCGTCGCCGAGAACCTCGCGGACCTCCGGCGACTCGTCCGCTCGACGGACGCCGACCTGGGGGTCGCCCACGACGGCGACGCCGACCGGGCCATCTTCGTCGACGAGGCGGGCAGCCACGTCGAGGGTGACGCCGCCCTCGCCGCGCTCGCGGCCGACGAACTCGACGACGGCGACGTCGCCGTCTCGGCGGTCAACGTCTCCCAGCGGCTCGTCGACGCCGTCGACGCCGCCAGTGCGACCCTCGAGTTGACGCCCATCGGGAGCACCTACATCATCTCCCGGATACGGGAACTGCGCGCGGAGGGCGCCGACGTGCCCGTCGCCGGCGAGGGCAACGGCGGAATCCTCTTTCCGGGCTACCGGATCGCCCGCGACGGCGCCTACACCGCCGCCCGCTTTCTCGCGCTCGTGGCCGACCAGCCGGCGAGCGAGATCGCCGCCGCCCACGGCGGCTACGTCAACGCCCGGGCGAACCTCGAGTACGACGGCGCGGGCCAGCGAGAGGCCATGTTGGGCGCGGCCGAGACCTACGCCCGCGAGGCCGACGCCGAGGTGACGACGCTCGACGGCTACCGCCTCGACTACGGCGACGCGTGGGTGCTCGCCCGCCCCAGCGGGACCGAGCCGCTCGTCCGCGTCTACGCCGAGGGTCCCGACCGGGCACGGACCGAGGCGCTCCTCGAGGGGATGTGTGAGGCCCTGGAGTCGGGCCGCGAGGCGGCCTGA
- a CDS encoding helix-turn-helix transcriptional regulator, with translation MTGAHGEAPPFYDVLRKRAPVLEALADGPLTQRALRDALGVSRSTVYKALQDLEAAGLVAPCEAGYRLTGLGRLAWRRHDAYLSRLDRLAAAGRLLETVPPDHHLPLRLFEHGRVHVPGRHAPERPLDRLEERAKGAERLRCLSPSGMPRYFEKIHERVLDGQQTATLVLEPPATDRLESDYDDYETASREPNMEIRAVDGEIPFALVLFDDDELGFFGYEEGVLVGAVFADDASVLRWGRRVFERYRDRSEPT, from the coding sequence ATGACCGGAGCCCACGGGGAGGCCCCGCCGTTCTACGACGTCCTCAGGAAGCGCGCGCCGGTGCTCGAGGCGCTCGCCGACGGGCCGCTGACACAGCGGGCTCTCCGGGACGCGCTGGGGGTCTCCCGCTCGACGGTCTACAAGGCGCTGCAGGACCTGGAGGCGGCCGGACTGGTCGCGCCCTGCGAGGCGGGCTACCGGTTGACGGGACTGGGCCGGCTGGCGTGGCGGCGCCACGACGCCTACCTCTCGCGGCTGGACCGCCTGGCGGCCGCCGGCCGGCTCCTCGAGACGGTCCCGCCCGACCACCACCTGCCGCTTCGGCTGTTCGAACACGGACGCGTCCACGTTCCGGGCCGACACGCCCCCGAGCGGCCGCTCGACCGGCTCGAGGAGCGCGCCAAGGGCGCCGAGCGTCTCCGCTGTCTCTCGCCGTCCGGGATGCCGCGGTACTTCGAGAAGATCCACGAACGGGTCCTCGATGGCCAACAGACCGCGACGCTCGTTCTGGAACCGCCCGCCACGGACCGACTCGAGAGCGATTACGACGACTACGAGACTGCGAGCCGGGAGCCGAACATGGAGATACGGGCCGTCGACGGCGAAATACCCTTCGCGCTAGTGCTGTTCGACGACGACGAACTCGGCTTCTTCGGCTACGAGGAGGGCGTCCTCGTCGGCGCGGTCTTCGCCGACGACGCGTCGGTCCTCCGGTGGGGACGGCGGGTCTTCGAGCGGTACCGCGACCGGTCGGAACCGACATAA
- a CDS encoding HVO_0234 family beta-propeller protein — translation MSDEDISLDEKRVYADREGATTAFLATGAGVARVEVSADIVGEFALRERCTARDVVADDGRLAVATTEDVLVGTGEGFEATGFGPADAVGYHNGLLAAGEGRLARYEDGWETLAHVGDVRAIDGDMVAAADGIYRLDGTHVGLDAVDDVTTAGGPLAATATGLYYLANGWMTALEGAFRVVDSDGGRAHAATADALYEREAVDGEWAEIELPVEEAVAGVAYADATYVVTESGTFLANAGDGWRHRSLGLPAVAGVAVP, via the coding sequence ATGAGCGACGAGGACATCAGCCTCGACGAGAAGCGCGTCTACGCCGACCGCGAGGGCGCCACCACGGCGTTCCTCGCCACCGGTGCCGGCGTCGCGCGCGTCGAGGTCTCGGCGGACATCGTCGGCGAGTTCGCCCTCCGAGAGCGGTGTACCGCACGCGACGTCGTCGCCGACGACGGCCGCCTCGCCGTCGCCACGACCGAGGACGTCCTCGTCGGGACGGGCGAGGGCTTCGAGGCGACCGGCTTCGGTCCCGCCGACGCCGTCGGCTACCACAATGGGCTGCTCGCGGCCGGCGAGGGGCGACTCGCCCGCTACGAGGACGGCTGGGAGACGCTGGCCCACGTCGGCGACGTCCGGGCCATCGACGGCGACATGGTCGCGGCCGCCGACGGGATCTACCGTCTGGACGGCACCCACGTCGGGCTCGACGCGGTCGACGACGTGACGACGGCGGGCGGCCCGCTCGCTGCCACCGCCACCGGGCTCTACTACCTCGCCAACGGCTGGATGACCGCCCTCGAAGGGGCGTTCCGCGTCGTCGACAGCGACGGGGGTCGGGCCCACGCTGCAACCGCCGACGCGCTGTACGAGCGCGAGGCTGTCGACGGCGAGTGGGCCGAAATCGAGTTGCCGGTCGAGGAGGCCGTCGCGGGCGTCGCCTACGCCGACGCGACCTACGTCGTCACCGAATCGGGGACGTTCCTGGCGAACGCGGGCGACGGCTGGCGGCACCGCTCGCTCGGGCTGCCGGCGGTCGCGGGCGTCGCCGTTCCCTAG
- a CDS encoding DUF373 family protein, producing the protein MLLVLCVDLDDDLGRKTEFETPVVGRDAVEAAAVALANADPEDSDVNVCFQGVHLADRIDDETVEVAVVTGTATADVSANRKVGDEVDTVLASLSTGEDVRALVVTDGAQDESVLPVIRSRVPIDGVRRVVVRQAQDLESMYYTFKQVLADPETRGTILIPLGILLLIYPVAIVADELGLPGSTLGVISALLGLYILFRGLGLEEAIDDLLERVRVGLFTGRVQLITSVVGAALVAVGGVGGLEAVGADPDPAPLGATVAFVYGAVQWVAAAGVVVALGRITDEYLEGGFRWRYLNAPFYVVAIAVVLHGLTAFFLGIVDLSYLAVMLTAGTLLGLASTLAFAVVEERYPPGRDSEIVG; encoded by the coding sequence ATGCTCCTGGTCCTCTGTGTCGACCTCGACGACGACCTCGGCCGCAAGACGGAGTTCGAGACGCCCGTCGTCGGCCGCGACGCCGTCGAGGCCGCCGCCGTCGCGCTGGCGAACGCCGACCCCGAGGACTCCGACGTGAACGTCTGCTTCCAGGGCGTCCACCTCGCCGACCGGATCGACGACGAGACCGTCGAGGTCGCGGTCGTGACCGGGACCGCCACGGCCGACGTCTCGGCCAACCGGAAGGTCGGCGACGAGGTCGACACCGTGCTGGCGTCGCTGTCGACCGGCGAGGACGTCCGCGCCCTGGTCGTCACCGACGGCGCACAGGACGAGTCGGTGCTGCCGGTCATCCGCTCGCGGGTGCCCATCGACGGCGTCCGCCGCGTCGTCGTCCGGCAGGCACAGGACCTCGAATCGATGTACTACACGTTCAAGCAGGTGCTCGCCGACCCGGAGACCCGTGGCACCATCCTCATTCCGCTCGGTATCCTGCTTCTCATCTATCCGGTCGCCATCGTCGCCGACGAACTGGGGTTGCCGGGGTCGACGCTCGGCGTCATCTCGGCGCTGCTCGGCCTCTACATCCTCTTTCGCGGTCTCGGACTCGAGGAAGCCATCGACGACCTGCTGGAGCGGGTCCGCGTCGGCCTGTTCACCGGCCGGGTCCAGCTCATCACCTCCGTCGTCGGCGCCGCGCTGGTCGCCGTCGGCGGCGTCGGCGGCCTCGAAGCCGTCGGCGCCGACCCCGATCCGGCCCCGCTCGGCGCGACGGTCGCGTTCGTCTACGGCGCCGTCCAGTGGGTCGCCGCCGCCGGCGTCGTCGTCGCCCTGGGCCGCATCACCGACGAGTACCTCGAGGGCGGCTTCCGGTGGCGCTACCTCAACGCGCCGTTCTACGTCGTCGCCATCGCCGTGGTTCTCCACGGACTCACGGCCTTCTTCCTGGGGATCGTGGACCTGTCGTATCTCGCCGTGATGCTGACGGCCGGGACGCTCCTGGGGCTGGCCAGCACGCTCGCCTTCGCCGTGGTCGAGGAGCGATACCCGCCCGGGCGGGACTCCGAAATCGTCGGCTAG
- a CDS encoding DUF6517 family protein, with protein sequence MRPTRRSFLAAAGTAATGALAGCTGRLTAEGAAFAASGATLPERVQVETGYTHHRTDDSTVSQRFEWYGIGRTVDVTNVVAEYDRAVELDLLGRRIQAAVFAALATPKVRLLGREYNPVAGMSTAELAELVQERYDEFDVAGARENYAWTVAGSGTTVTRFDAEAQLLAVGRPVDVHLYVSGAVEVGGDFLVTLSVHPQAFGRRESTVRRLMGAVEPA encoded by the coding sequence ATGCGACCGACGCGCCGTTCGTTCCTGGCCGCCGCCGGGACGGCCGCGACCGGGGCGCTCGCGGGCTGTACCGGCCGACTGACCGCCGAGGGGGCCGCCTTCGCCGCGAGCGGGGCCACGCTGCCCGAGCGCGTTCAGGTCGAGACCGGCTACACCCACCACCGGACCGACGACTCGACCGTCTCGCAGCGATTCGAGTGGTACGGCATCGGGCGGACCGTCGACGTGACGAACGTCGTCGCCGAGTACGACCGCGCCGTCGAGTTGGACCTGCTGGGCCGGCGCATCCAGGCGGCCGTCTTCGCGGCACTGGCCACGCCGAAGGTCCGACTCCTCGGGCGGGAGTACAACCCGGTCGCGGGGATGTCGACGGCCGAACTCGCCGAACTGGTCCAGGAGCGCTACGACGAGTTCGACGTCGCGGGTGCCCGGGAGAACTACGCCTGGACGGTCGCCGGCAGCGGGACCACGGTGACCCGCTTCGACGCCGAGGCCCAACTGCTCGCGGTCGGTCGGCCGGTCGACGTCCACCTCTACGTGAGCGGGGCGGTCGAGGTCGGCGGCGACTTCCTGGTCACGCTTTCGGTCCACCCGCAGGCGTTCGGCCGCCGGGAGTCGACCGTCCGGCGGCTGATGGGGGCCGTCGAACCCGCCTGA
- a CDS encoding radical SAM protein: MISKGCEQCAVGGKMVLFVYGYCDQRDCFYCPLGENRKNVGQVYANERPVESDEDVIEEAKRMDALGSSITGGEPQEVLERTCHYLELLKDEFGADHHTHLYTGITGGRENMRRLSAAGLDEIRFHPPYEQWGELHGTEWEDILYIAREEGLTPAFEIPGIRAEEEFLDFLDEGAADFCNINEFEMSDGNYRRMQEAGFELKDDHMSAVEGSHDILETMGDHEKVYFCTSVFKDAAQHRSRLKRMARNIRREFDEITDDGTLVYGKTWTTERRLEELGIPESYYTVKSDHVELAWWLLEEMVEDGDVDEGEIVEQYPTYDGTVVERTPLA; this comes from the coding sequence ATGATTTCGAAGGGCTGTGAACAGTGCGCCGTCGGGGGGAAGATGGTGCTGTTCGTCTACGGCTACTGTGACCAGCGCGACTGCTTCTACTGTCCGCTCGGCGAGAACCGCAAGAACGTCGGGCAGGTGTACGCCAACGAGCGGCCCGTCGAGTCCGACGAAGACGTCATCGAGGAGGCGAAACGGATGGACGCGCTGGGGTCGTCCATCACCGGCGGCGAACCGCAGGAGGTGCTGGAGCGGACCTGTCACTACCTCGAACTCCTGAAAGACGAGTTCGGCGCCGACCACCACACCCACCTCTACACGGGCATCACGGGCGGCCGCGAGAACATGCGCCGACTGTCGGCGGCCGGTCTCGACGAGATACGGTTTCACCCGCCCTACGAGCAGTGGGGCGAGTTGCACGGCACCGAGTGGGAGGACATCCTCTATATCGCCCGCGAGGAGGGCCTGACGCCGGCCTTCGAGATACCGGGCATCCGCGCCGAAGAGGAGTTCCTCGACTTTCTCGACGAGGGCGCCGCCGACTTCTGTAACATCAACGAGTTCGAGATGTCGGACGGCAACTACCGGCGGATGCAGGAGGCCGGCTTCGAGTTGAAGGACGACCACATGTCCGCCGTCGAGGGCAGCCACGACATCCTCGAGACGATGGGCGACCACGAGAAGGTCTACTTCTGTACGAGCGTCTTCAAGGACGCCGCCCAGCACCGCTCGCGGCTCAAGCGGATGGCCAGGAACATCCGCCGCGAGTTCGACGAGATAACCGACGACGGCACGCTCGTCTACGGCAAGACCTGGACGACCGAGCGCCGCCTCGAGGAACTGGGCATCCCCGAGTCGTACTACACCGTCAAGTCCGACCACGTCGAGTTGGCGTGGTGGCTGTTAGAGGAGATGGTCGAGGACGGCGACGTCGACGAGGGCGAGATCGTCGAGCAGTACCCCACCTACGACGGGACGGTCGTCGAGCGGACGCCGCTGGCGTAG